The sequence below is a genomic window from Nicotiana tomentosiformis chromosome 6, ASM39032v3, whole genome shotgun sequence.
gccaaaattcacatttagaaAATTTGGCATAAAACTAACGGTCCTTGAGTATTTGAAGAACTATTCTCAAGTGATTCTCATGCTCTTTCTGGCTACGGaaatataccaaaatatcatcGACAAATACTATGAAAAAGGTATCTAAGAAAGGCTTGAAAACTCTATTCATTAAGTCCATAAAAGTTACTggtgcattggtcaacccaaaggacatcactaaaaaTTTATAGTGACAGTACCaagtcctgaaagctattttcgggaTGTCTGCTTCTCTGATTTTTAACTGATGGTATCCCGATCTCAGATCTACTTTTGAGAAATACCTggcaccctgcaattgatcaaataagtcatctatcCTGGGtagtggatatttatttttgatagtaaccttattcagctggcggtaatctatacacatccgtagGGAACTATCTTTTTTCCTTCACGAACAAcacaagagcaccccaaggtgaaacactaggtagaataaaacccttatctaaGATGTCTTGTAACTGCTTTTTGAGTTCATTTAGCTCTTGTGGAGCCATTCTGTAAGGAGGAATCGAGATTTGTTGAGTTCCTAGCAATGTGTCTATGCCaaactcaatctccctatctggtggtaTCCCTGGGAGATCATCCGGGAACACATCTGAAAACTCTTTCACAATCGATATTGATTCAAGCACCGGGGAGCCAACTTTTATATCCCGCACATATTCTATATATGCCAAACACCCGTTGTTCACTAGTTTtctagccttaaggtaagaaataaacctacccacAGGCGTACCCACTTCACCTCTATTTATAATTGGATCTTCCCCAATAAATGAGAATTTAACCGTCTTCGCGTGGCAATCAACTGTAGCATGACAAGAAGATAACAAGTCTATGCCAGCTATGAtttcaaagtctaccatatctaACAAGTTCAAATCGGCTAATGTTTCTCGGCCCTGAACTTTGATGATGCAGTTTCTGAATATATACTCAACTTTAACATATTCCCCTATAGGTGTGGAAACCTCAAACGGAACCCCTAATTTTCTGGTGCTTTTCCAAACTCGACACAAAAATAAGGAGACACATATTAGAAAGTTGAACAAGGATCAACTAATACATAAGCAAGACGACCACAAATCGAGAGAATACATGTAATAACTATGTTAGACGCCTCAGCATTCTGCCTGTCTAGAACTGCATAGAATCTAGTTGGTCTGCCTCCTCCCTGAGCTACACCTCTATTGGCACCACACCCACTCTGAGTATTAGATGCCCGAACTGGAGGAGGTACAACTATAGAATTACCCATGGATGTTTCCTGTCTGGTTAGAGTTTTCCCCGGAGCTTGTCCAAGCGATGGACGGTCTCTCTTAATATGACCCAGATCATGGCAGCGGAAACAACATTTCTGACCCAAAAGGCATTTCCCTGAATGTCTTTTACTGCACGAATGACATATAGGATAGGAGAACCCAGTTTGGCCCTGACTAGTTAAACTTTGCCCCTAAGGGGCCTGACCCTTACTCTACTGGTCATGTCTGAGTGGAGCTGGATAAGGAGATAAGTGAGCCGTTGATTGAATATGAGCTGAATGATTCATGTTCTTACCCCCAACTGAAAATCCACTATAAATACCTATTGTTCTAGTCTTCTTGCTGTTATCTCTAGCTTCCCTGGCGATTTTATCAAAAGCCTCCTTACGCGTAGCGATATTGACAACCTGAAGATAAGTCTTGTCATCCTGATGTGAAGTCATATCTTTTTCTATATGTGCATTCAAGCTTTCAATGAACCTTCTCACTTTTTCTCTCTCTGTCGGTATCAAATTAGGTACATACTCTGCCAATTTTATAAATTCCATCTCATATTCAGTCACTGACATAGTACCATGTTTAAGATGTTCGAATTGACGTCGGAGCTCATCCATCCGAATGTTAGGAAAAACCTTGGCCCTGAAAGCTTCTTTGAACTGGGGCCAAGTAAGTGGCGGTAATGTAGAATCTCAGGCCTTCTTGTAACCTCTCCACCATTGTCCTGCTGCACCCTTCTATTGAATCCCAATCAACTCTGTGGTTTATGTTTCAAGACAACCCAAAAAAACAAACATTTCCTCTATCTCTTCCAAAAATAACATTGGTTCATTTGGTTTATCGATACCATTATAAGTAGGAGGGTTTAATCTCAGAAAGGCATGTTGATCAATTTTTCCTGTTGGTAACTGCACTGTCTGGGAAATATTTGCAGGGACAACTTGTGGTGGTACCTCGAGTAGAGCTTGAAAATCATCTCCTATAACCTCTTCATCTGAATCATGAGGGTCCTGAGGAGGAGCATGAACAGTTGCAACCCGACCACCAGTCGGATGGGCTAGGGACTCTAAAAAGTCCAAAATTCTGTCAATTCGATTATCCTGCTGATATGGTGGTACCCGATCATTAACAACCTACTGAGGTGGATCCTATGCTTGTCTTTTGTCCCTACTACGAGCCTGATTACCTCTTGCGTTTCCACCTCTACCCCTAATATTTTGATCTATACCTCTACCTCTGCTACATCGTTTAACTGCAATTGGTGCTATTAGTGTGGCTTGCACCTTTGGTGCTGCTTCTTGATGATTAGCAGCTGGTATCTCAATATTGTTAACAACCGAGAATGAAGTTGATCTTGTTCTAACCATCTTGTTTGTGCTGAAATGAGAGATAAACGAGTATTAGAATTCTGAAATGTTTAGCTCTAACGCACAATATAAGAATCAAAGGAGAGAAAAAAAATCCTAACATGTCCTGCAGCCTCCCaaatataagtatggtgcacaaaaTTCACATATTTAAGACTCTGCTAGATACGGCTCATGACTCCCTAGAACTCCGTAAACCtggctgctctgataccaacttgtcacgcccCCATATTGGGGTGGGACGTGATTGGCACTCAACCCTTACCACTCGTTGAGTGAATCCTGTACTATTTGTATCAAACTTCAAGTTCAATAGCAAAGAAACTAACATGCTTAAATATTAATTCTAATCAATTTGTAGTTCTTAAGCTGactgataaaatataataaataaatgatAAATCCCAAAATATTTTAATACTGACCCACTAACAAGTCATGAGCCTCtagaatttgaaaaataaaatttaaaatacatagcATATGGGGGCATCccccgaaaataaaataaacataaaaaaaaGTTATAAATAATAGTCTGCAAAGGGTCCACTACCGATGGGATGAATCAACAGAGTCTGTAAATTGAATCTAGAATATCTCCTCTAGCCACGTGCCTCGTTACCTGCGTCCTCAATACCTGCCACACGATGTAGCAGGCCCATACGAGCTAAGTACCACCAAAGGATACCAGTAAGTCTTATAGGCTACCTCCTAAAAAGGCGGAGCGATACCTTATGAAAAATATAAGAAAGAAAAGGGATATACgaaaaatcatataaaattttacaaccaagtaataatctgaaaacTGAAACTGTAAGCTAAAACTGAAACTTAATGTAGAAATTGAGCCCAAATCTGATATCTGAAATAGAAATTgagttatatatattttaagatataaCTTTGCGAAGTTAAATGTTATGTATAATGGCCCTGCGTATGTGAGCATCCGGAAACACGTACGGGGGAGTGTCGGTCTATCTCCCCAACAAACAGTTGGCACCTGCGAGCGTGGGGTAGGTAACCCTGACATCATGGCACTCACGCCGGGGGAGGTTGGCCACTTCTCCCTACTGAATGTGA
It includes:
- the LOC138894486 gene encoding uncharacterized protein, with amino-acid sequence MDELRRQFEHLKHGTMSVTEYEMEFIKLAEYVPNLIPTEREKVRRFIESLNAHIEKDMTSHQDDKTYLQVVNIATRKEAFDKIAREARDNSKKTRTIGIYSGFSVGGKNMNHSAHIQSTAHLSPYPAPLRHDHKRHSGKCLLGQKCCFRCHDLGHIKRDRPSLGQAPGKTLTRQETSMGNSIVVPPPVRASNTQSGCGANRGVAQGGGRPTRFYAVLDRQNAEASNIVITCILSICGRLAYVLVDPCSTF
- the LOC138894485 gene encoding uncharacterized protein translates to MVDFEIIAGIDLLSSCHATVDCHAKTVKFSFIGEDPIINRGEVGTPVGRFISYLKARKLVNNGCLAYIEYVRDIKVGSPVLESISIVKEFSDVFPDDLPGIPPDREIEFGIDTLLGTQQISIPPYRMAPQELNELKKQLQDILDKGFILPSVSPWGALVLFVKEKR